The DNA sequence CAGGGGCAGCGCCACCGCCCGCGGGCTCGGCGGGTAGAACACCAGGCCCACGGCATCCACCCCCAGCCGGGCGGCATGCCGCGCATCCTCCGGGCGGGCGAGCCCGCAAAATTTAATCCACATGCCGCCCGCGGCCCCGTTCAAGGCGGCGCCCCCCCCGGATAGCATAGCGGCCGGGGCAGGTCGTACTCGGCGGGATAGCGCACGTCCGCCAGGTACAAACCGGCGGGCGAGGCGGTGAAGCCGCCCCGGGAACGGTCCCTGGCATACAGCACTTCCCGCGCCCATGCCGGCTTGCGCCGGCCCAGCCCGACCATGATCAACACCCCGGCAATATTGCGCACCATACGCTGGAGAAAGGCATTCGCCTCCACCTCCAGGATAACCAAATCGCCCCGTTTCCACACTTGCAGGCGATAGATCGTGCGGCGGGGATTCTTTGCCTGGCAGCCGCCGCCCCGATACGATGTGAAATCATATTCGCCCACCAGGTGGGCAGCTGCCTCGCCCATGGCCGCCACGGCCAGTTCCCGGGGCTCCCAGGCCACCATAGCGGCGCGCAGCCCCGGACGCGCCGGGCGATTCAGGATCAAGTAGCGGTAACAGCGCCTCTGGGCCGCATAGCGGGCATGGAACTCCGCCGGCGCCGGACGCGCCCACAGCACGGCGATATCCGCTGGCAAAAGGGTATTCGAGCCCAGCGTCCAGGCGCGCAAGGGACGGCCCGCGCAGCCCTCTCCGTCGAAATGCGCCACCTGGTAGCTCGCGTGCACGCCGGTATCGGTACGGCCCGCGCACTGTACGCAGATACTGCGCCCCGCCACGGAAGACAAGGCATCCTCCAGGCAGGCTTGGACGGTGCGTTCCCCGCGCTGGCGTTGCCAGCCGCGGAACCGCACCCCGCAGTACTCCAGTGCCAGTGCGATTCTCACGCCCAGTGCCCCAGGGCAGCCAACAGGGCGAACAGCGACAGGACGCCAAGCCATTCCCAGGGCCGCGGCCGGCCCGGGTCCGGCGGCAGGCGCAAACGCCGCGGCAGCTCTTGCGAGGAGGGGGCGCAACGCTGCATCAGGACGCCCATCGCCTCCTCCAGAAGGCGCGCACCGGCAGCGGCCGGGGGGCCGGCCCGCGGCCGGGGGGCCGGGACCCGGCGCCCGGCCAGCAAACGGGAAAGCCGCTGCTGTTCCTCCGGAAGACACTCCAGGGTCAACCACAACCGCGCCGCCAACCGCTCCCCCGGAACTCCCGCCCGGCGCAACGGCCGCAACCACCACAACAGCCCCGCAAGCAGTTCCTCACGGGAACTGGCCTGACGCAGGGTGTCAACCGCAAGCGCCAGCAGCGCCAAGCCCAGGCAATTCCGCAGGGCGGCATCCAGTGCCGGGCGCCAGGAGCCCTGCGGCGCCGACGACGGCGCATACATCCACAGGTGAGCCAACAAGATAGCCAAAAACAGCCAGCGCGTGCGCCATAAGGGCTGCCAACTCCACAGCCGCCCGACCGCCCGCGACCGCACCATCGCAAGCAACAGCGCAACGCCCGTCAGTATCGCCCAATTGCCGGCGGCGAGAAACATGGCGAGCACGAGCACATTCGCAATGCGCACAGCCGGGTGCATGGTTCGAACTCCTCCAGCCGTAACCCCTGCAGCCGCAAGGAGAAAAGGAATGCTATTGCGGGGCCTGGGAAAGCAATTGCTGCGCCTCCTTGCGTTGCGCCTCGTCGCCCTCGGCTATGACCTCGTCCAAAGCGGATTTCGCATTATCCATGTCGCCGAGTTCGATATAGGCGCGGGCCAGGTCCAGCTTGCTGGCGGGAGTATCGGACACCGAGGTGGTGGGACCCGTCTCCGTGGTCTCGGGCGCCGCGGCCGCATCGGGTCCTTCTTCCAGCTCAAGGGCCAACTCGATAGAGTCATCGCCGGCGCCGGCATCGGCGGCGGCCTCCGCCTCGGGGGCAGCTTCCCCGCCCGCGGCGGAATCCTCGCTCTGGACTCCATTGCGGGCAATTTCGTCCAGCGTCTTCCCGGGGGGCATGGCGGCCTCGTTGCCGCCCGCAGGCGTCAAATCCAAACCGTCGCCCGCTTCGTCCAGGGACAACTCCTCGCCGCCTTCGTCGCCGCCCGCCGCATCCAGGGACAATTCCTCGCCGCCCTCGCCGCCGCCCGCTTCGCCTGCCGCCGCCAACTCCACGCCGCCGCCCTCGTCCAGGGACAGCTCCTCGCCGCCCTCGCCGCCGCCCGGCACCGCGAGATCGAGTTCGCCCACATCGTCCAGGGACAACTCCTCATCGGCAGCTTCGCCCGCTACGGCCTCCTGCGGTGGCGGCGATTCCTCGCCGGGAATCTGGATCTCCCCCGGCTCGAGCGCGGACGTCCGATCCAGCGCGTCCTCCGGCGACGGCTCCTCGCCCCCGACAAGCAACTCGGTGGCATCCTCCGTGTCGCCTTGTTCGCCCGCGGACTGATCCAGGTCGAAATCCAGGGCCTCCATAAGTTCCCCCGTCTCCTCGGCCTGGGTATCGTCCACCGCCGCGGCATCCCCGCCCGCCGCCACCTCGGCAAGAGCCTTTTCCGCCTCCTCCCTGGGCAGACGCTGGGTGGCGGCAATGTTTGCCGAAGTGGCCTCGACGGCAGGGACCTCCCCTTCCGAAGACGCCTCGAACAACGCGCGGCCAACCCCCATCTCCTGCCACATATTGACGGCGGCCTCCCACTGTTCTCCCTCGCCCCCGGTCTTCTCGTGCAGAGCGCCCGCCGCCTTCTCGAAGGCGGCAGGATCGTTCTGCGCGCCGTATATCTCCAACAGCTTGAGATGGTAATTGAGATTTTCCGGGTCCTCGGCAAGCGCGGAATGGATAAACTCCGCCGCCTTGTCGTACTCGCTGTAGGCGAGCAGCACGTTGACCTCGGCAAGACGCGCGCCGATCTCCGCCTCATCGTCGTCGGACACCTCGAAATCCAGACTAGCCGCCTCGTCCAGCGGCAACTCCTCGATCTCCGTACTTTCCAGACCCTGCTCTTCGTCGGCGATCTCCGCCGCCGGCGTCCCGGTTTCCTCGATGCTGTCGAAATCGGCCTCGGTGTCGGCCTCGCCCTCGACTTCGGCATCGGCCCCGGAAGCAACCTGCGTTACCTCGCTATCTTCCATCCATTCCTCGTCCAGGATCTCCTCGTCCGAGGCGGCCTTGCGCCGGCGATACAACAGCAGACCCACCCCGGCAATCACCAGTACAGCCAGGCCGCCGCCCGCCGGGATCGCATACTGCGCCGCCATCGCCTTCACGGGCCCGGCCATGGCGCTCGCACGGCCCATCAAGTTATCCAGAAACCCGGCGCCCTCGGAGCTGGAATCCTCCACCGGCGGCGGATCCGTCAGCGGCGGCTCTACTGGCGGCGGCTCCACCGGCGGCGGCTCCACCGGCGGCGGCTCTACTGGCGGCGGCTCCACCGGCGGCGGCTCTGCCGCCGGCGGCACGACGGCGACAGGCGGCGCCGATTCGGCAAGCGCCTGCTCCGCTTCCTGCGCCTTCTTCTCCGCCGCGATCATGCGCTGCTGCATGGCGTTCAACTCGTTATCCCTGAGATTGATCATGCGCCGCAGGTCACTGACGATCTCTTCGGTCTGCTCCAGGCGCCGACCCACTTCCTCAAGTTCCTGCACCTTGGAAGCAAGCCCCTCTTGCGCCAGGGAAAGTTGCTGTTGCGTGGCCGCCGCGTCGTCTCCCCCCTCCCCGGCGCCGCCATCGGGGCCCGCGGACACCACTCGCAGTTCCGGTTGCGGCGGCGGCTCGGCAGGCGGGGCGGGTTGCCCGGCGCCGGGCGATTCCCCGGCCATACTCTCCCCCGGGGGCGGCGCCTCAGGAGGCGCGGCCTCCGGCGGGGGCACAGCCTCCCCGGGAGGTTGCGCGGGCGCCTGCTCCCTGGGCGGCGCCGCGGGGACAGGCGGAACGGGGGACGCAACAGGGCCGCGGCCCCGCTTGTAATCCCCCCAGAGCTGGTTGTGCTGGGCGACCTGGGCGATCGCCTGCCTCCCGTCTAAAAAACTCAATTCCTCCTGGGACGGCATACGCAACACCGCGCCCTCGCGCAAAGCGTTGATATTGCCTCCCAGGAAAAAGCCCCGCAGATTGGTGCGCAACAAGGCCAGCATCATCTGCTGGATGCTGATCGAGCGATCCGGGCGCATGGCGATGGCGATAGCCCACAAGGTATCGCCGCGCCGGACCAGGTAATCCTCTCCAGGGCGGGCCTGCACCGGAAGCGCCCCCGAGGGCCGGGCGGCGGGGCGGACGGCTACGGCGGAGGGCGCGGTCGGCGGCGCGGAAGGGCGAGAGACCACCGGGGGACGGATCGGAGGCGGCGGCACGGGGCGCCTTTCGGCAG is a window from the Gammaproteobacteria bacterium genome containing:
- the truA gene encoding tRNA pseudouridine(38-40) synthase TruA, which translates into the protein MRIALALEYCGVRFRGWQRQRGERTVQACLEDALSSVAGRSICVQCAGRTDTGVHASYQVAHFDGEGCAGRPLRAWTLGSNTLLPADIAVLWARPAPAEFHARYAAQRRCYRYLILNRPARPGLRAAMVAWEPRELAVAAMGEAAAHLVGEYDFTSYRGGGCQAKNPRRTIYRLQVWKRGDLVILEVEANAFLQRMVRNIAGVLIMVGLGRRKPAWAREVLYARDRSRGGFTASPAGLYLADVRYPAEYDLPRPLCYPGGAPP